A DNA window from Takifugu flavidus isolate HTHZ2018 chromosome 15, ASM371156v2, whole genome shotgun sequence contains the following coding sequences:
- the LOC130538640 gene encoding general transcription factor IIF subunit 1-like isoform X2: protein MDLSNTVKEEKQESGSDTLGTSTTEHIVRIPQNRDITYNIRNFNPDDNVDFSTWKQAYLKHDCPPSEEMKTLESGAGRFGKKDQSLSLQINGRDGKILYGKSRNMATEDGSYYIFKQRPDGDLDAFLVQNWYDFTMHSTPTTEEAKAAWSSSSRWGGFHTERKSKTKPNSTDTGRGERMGITEALEDSDDSDDSDYSNYEGLEVDCSSEEELENGKPNQGEAVPKGIEEASESEEEEYEEDKAGRGKTRVNSSKFGTFDSDFGAKQPAAAFMLPPCGRGRGRGAADGSRTGRSLGGPPAESATTSGVQTTLPAAAAAAAAASNRGHKKSKRQTTRTKAPAARRNSRNQNPRLRKKRTAVGKSSTKGARRRRRALKKSK from the exons ATGGATTTG TCTAACACTGtaaaggaggaaaagcaggaaagCGGTTCAGACACTTTAGGCACGTCGACGACGGAACACATCGTCCGAATTCCGCA AAACAGGGACATCACATACAACATAAGGAATTTTAACCCGGATGACAATGTCGACTTTTCCACCTGGAAGCAG GCATATTTGAAGCATGATTGTCCACCGTCTGAAGAGATGAAGACGCTAGAAAGTGGAGCTGGCAGGTTTGGAAAAAAAGACCAGTCCTTGAGTCTCCAGATCAATGGCAGAGACGGCAAAAT TCTCTATGGCAAGTCCAGGAACATGGCCACAGAAGATGGATCCTACTACATCTTCAAACAGAGACCGGATGGGGATTTAGATGCCTTCCTAGTTCAAAACTGGTACGACTTCACAATGCACAGCACTCCGACAACAGAGGAGGCTAAGGCGGCATGGAGCAGCTCAAGCCGTTGGGGGGGTTtccacacagagagaaaaagcaagaCGAAGCCTAATAGCACAGAtacggggagaggagagaggatggGAATCACCGAGGCTTTGGAAGACAGCGATGACAGCGATGACAGCGACTACAGCAATTACGAGGGCTTGGAGGTGGATTGCAG CTCAGAGGAGGAACTAGAGAATGGAAAACCAAACCAAGGAGAAGCCGTTCCTAAAG GAATAGAGGAGGCATCagaaagtgaggaagaggagtatGAAGAAGATAAAGCAGGGAGAGGAAAAACTAGAG TCAACAGCAGCAAGTTTGGGACCTTCGACAGTGACTTTGGGGCAAAGCAGCCCGCTGCTGCCTTCATGCTCCCGCCCTGCGGACGCGGACGTGGGCGCGGGGCGGCAGACGGCTCCAGGACCGGCAGGTCCTTGGGGGGGCCACCCGCAGAGTCCGCCACCACCTCTGGGGTGCAAACcaccctccctgctgctgctgctgctgctgctgctgcaagcAACCGAGGACACAAAAAGA GTAAGAGGCAGACGACTAGAACtaaagctccagctgccagACGTAATTCCAGGAATCAGAACCCAAGACTGCGTAAAAAGAGAACTGCTGTTGGCAAATCTTCCACTAAAG GAGCCAGACGGAGACGCCGAGCACTGAAAAAGTCCAAATGA
- the LOC130538640 gene encoding general transcription factor IIF subunit 1-like isoform X1: MDLSNTVKEEKQESGSDTLGTSTTEHIVRIPQNRDITYNIRNFNPDDNVDFSTWKQAYLKHDCPPSEEMKTLESGAGRFGKKDQSLSLQINGRDGKILYGKSRNMATEDGSYYIFKQRPDGDLDAFLVQNWYDFTMHSTPTTEEAKAAWSSSSRWGGFHTERKSKTKPNSTDTGRGERMGITEALEDSDDSDDSDYSNYEGLEVDCSSSEEELENGKPNQGEAVPKGIEEASESEEEEYEEDKAGRGKTRVNSSKFGTFDSDFGAKQPAAAFMLPPCGRGRGRGAADGSRTGRSLGGPPAESATTSGVQTTLPAAAAAAAAASNRGHKKSKRQTTRTKAPAARRNSRNQNPRLRKKRTAVGKSSTKGARRRRRALKKSK; this comes from the exons ATGGATTTG TCTAACACTGtaaaggaggaaaagcaggaaagCGGTTCAGACACTTTAGGCACGTCGACGACGGAACACATCGTCCGAATTCCGCA AAACAGGGACATCACATACAACATAAGGAATTTTAACCCGGATGACAATGTCGACTTTTCCACCTGGAAGCAG GCATATTTGAAGCATGATTGTCCACCGTCTGAAGAGATGAAGACGCTAGAAAGTGGAGCTGGCAGGTTTGGAAAAAAAGACCAGTCCTTGAGTCTCCAGATCAATGGCAGAGACGGCAAAAT TCTCTATGGCAAGTCCAGGAACATGGCCACAGAAGATGGATCCTACTACATCTTCAAACAGAGACCGGATGGGGATTTAGATGCCTTCCTAGTTCAAAACTGGTACGACTTCACAATGCACAGCACTCCGACAACAGAGGAGGCTAAGGCGGCATGGAGCAGCTCAAGCCGTTGGGGGGGTTtccacacagagagaaaaagcaagaCGAAGCCTAATAGCACAGAtacggggagaggagagaggatggGAATCACCGAGGCTTTGGAAGACAGCGATGACAGCGATGACAGCGACTACAGCAATTACGAGGGCTTGGAGGTGGATTGCAG CAGCTCAGAGGAGGAACTAGAGAATGGAAAACCAAACCAAGGAGAAGCCGTTCCTAAAG GAATAGAGGAGGCATCagaaagtgaggaagaggagtatGAAGAAGATAAAGCAGGGAGAGGAAAAACTAGAG TCAACAGCAGCAAGTTTGGGACCTTCGACAGTGACTTTGGGGCAAAGCAGCCCGCTGCTGCCTTCATGCTCCCGCCCTGCGGACGCGGACGTGGGCGCGGGGCGGCAGACGGCTCCAGGACCGGCAGGTCCTTGGGGGGGCCACCCGCAGAGTCCGCCACCACCTCTGGGGTGCAAACcaccctccctgctgctgctgctgctgctgctgctgcaagcAACCGAGGACACAAAAAGA GTAAGAGGCAGACGACTAGAACtaaagctccagctgccagACGTAATTCCAGGAATCAGAACCCAAGACTGCGTAAAAAGAGAACTGCTGTTGGCAAATCTTCCACTAAAG GAGCCAGACGGAGACGCCGAGCACTGAAAAAGTCCAAATGA